CTGCAAGGCCCTGCTCGCCGTCATCGACGCCCGCCGCCTGCTGCGCGGGGACCTCCTCCCGCTCTCCGTCGGCGGCGTATTCATCAATTTCTACTGCGAACGTGTGTCGGAGTTCTTCGCCAGTCCCTCCACCGGCCCCACCATCTCCGGCAGGTTCGACTTCCACCCATACTGGATTATGATCGCCCTGTTCTTGGCCCATGGGTCTTACAAGATATTAACTATAATGGGTATCTCAAAGAGA
This window of the Triticum urartu cultivar G1812 unplaced genomic scaffold, Tu2.1 TuUngrouped_contig_5008, whole genome shotgun sequence genome carries:
- the LOC125528646 gene encoding uncharacterized protein LOC125528646; translation: MDLTQVLPEEILADVLRRVAPRGLAVCRCACKALLAVIDARRLLRGDLLPLSVGGVFINFYCERVSEFFASPSTGPTISGRFDFHPYWIMIALFLAHGSYKILTIMGISKRERISLKVAKIQNTWNT